The genomic stretch TCCATGTTGGAGTAAAATCAACGTTTTAGTGAAATAGATATGCTCATATGATAGAGGCTTCAATGTTCCACAAAGAGTCAGCCAAGTTGATATGTGATAAGAGCTCGAGAGCTAGCACAGTCAACGAGAGTGTCATAGGGCTTAGACCACCAGCGGTCTTTGAGGTTGATCACTTCTAGCTAAAGGTCTCAATGACAGTATTGTTTAATGTTTGTGATTACATGTGTTTGACTATGAGAATGTCTTAAGTACGTTGCTAAGTTGAGATTAAAAGATAAGTTTGAGAATGATAGCTAATTGAAAATGATACATTATGCTATGTATGAGTATGTGATTACTTGTTTATGTTTTGCTTGCTTAAGCTCACTCGGTTACTCTATGTGCAGGTAAGACCAAAGCCTAAGAGCTTAATATAGGTGGCTGGCAGAGATCTCGTTTGATTATGCATGTGGTGACAAACCTGACATGTAGGATTGGTAGGCTTCTAAGTCCTCCACATCAATTTCATGGTGATGGATATCCCTTATATTActcatttttattttgaaatgatTTGTGTTTCAAGTACATTAGTTATGCACTTTTAAATAACTATGCTTTATGTTTTCAATTGTTTGGGATCCCAACACTTATGCATTTAAAGATTATTTCCGTTAAAACTATCTTTTTACGAAAAGTACATTTAATTGTCATTTTATAGATcgattttgaaaatatgttactTTCTTAAGGTGTTGATCACTAAAATACACAATCATATATCTAGTGAGTCAACAATAATTAGAATTTTCAATTGTTACAATATAGATGTTAGCTAATCTTGATATTATACAAAATAATTTATGAAAGCTTAAATTTGGATACTAACTTATCAACAAAACAATATATAACACCAACaacatcatatcatcatatacaACTTAATATGAATTTTACAATTTATGATTAAATTAACCACATACTTTAAaccaaaatgttaaaaaaaatctaCACGGCCAACATAGTAAGTAAAAAAGTTTATAACTATAAATAAACACTTAATCTGaacttaacaaacataaacatataaaatattgATGAACAATGTAAGTGATTGAAAACCCACAAGAACTCAAAGTGTCATCATCATACTGTAGCCAACATTTTAGGTTCAAACCACTATTCATTTTCTTTGTCATTCTATAAACCACACACACAATTCATTGTTGTGGACTTAAAGAACTTTCTCCTTTGACAAAATTTGCTTCAACACATGTTAAATACCATAAAGATTCATTATTATATGTAcacttaaattaaataaatatatattgacGTTTATACATGAAAATTAGATTTGAGACAATAAACTAAACTAATTGTTGTCAGTAAGAAGTAGGAACGATATGTTTTATGATGTATAAGATAGCATAGTAGGGTCGCAAAATATAAAATTAGATGCCATATATGATTAATATAAAGTTCTTTGAAGAGTTGTTTTAGCATAAATTGATCTCAATCATGCTAATTGAAAATAGATCAAGAAAAATAATGACACAAaatagtaaaacaaaaaaaaaattctaccaCAATCAAATCAATAAAAAAAGCATAATGATTATGTATATCAAAAAAAGCTTTTGACTAATTATTGATGTTTTGACAACCAGTTAAGGGTTTGATACTTGAATCTATAATTATAAATCATCAACCAAATTTTTTTCATCCATTGtttaacatataattatattttgatattacaaaaatcaaaaccaataatgttaagtattttaacaaaatacaaaaattacAAATGTCAATCATTTGGATTTAGGGCCATACCTATCTTTGTAGCGTTAATGATGGTATTGTTGATTGTTGTGAATATGATGTCTCTTGAACATGCTCAGTAGGCTTCTCTAGTTGATACAAGGAAGGCTTTGGAGGCATTTGTAGACATTCAAATTCTCCTTCAAGCATTTCAATAACTTTGTTCATTGTAGGACGATCACTAGGCTTCAGTTGTATGCACCATAATGCTACTATAATCATCTTCTTTGCAATTCTTGAATCGGCCTCGTTTGTATCAGATGTTTTCATTTCTATACTTTTTTCTTGACTTAATTGGTCATGCACCCATGAAGGAAAGTAAATCTGGCTAGTATTTTCGACTGCATTTaaattttttcttttacttgccATTTCCATCAACAACATTCCAAAACTATACACATCAGCTTTATTAGAAACTCCTCCAATGTTTTTGTAAAATAGCTCTGGCGCTATGTATCCTAAAGTTCCTCTTGCTGCAGTTAAGGAGACGTTATTATTATCCAATGGGCATAATCTTGCTAATCCAAAATCAGAAACTTTTGGAATAAAATTTTCATCCAAAAGAATGTTGTGAGGTTTAATATCAAAGTGCAAAATTTGCATGTAACATCCTTGGTGCATGTATTCAATCCCACGTGCCACACCAAGCGAAATTTCAAAAATTTGCTTGCAACTTAAAATGGTAATTCCttgagaaaaaatatatttttccaatgATCCATTAGACATGAAATCATATACAAGAGCGTTCTTTGAAGAGTGGACACAAAAGCCAATCAAATGAACCACATTAACATGGTGAATTCTTCCAATTGTAGCTATTTCATTAATGAAATCCTGTCCATTTCCCTTTGATTTACTCAATACCTTAACTGCTACAGTACGACCACTACGTAGCTTTCCTTTGAATACAGAGCCATAACCTCCTTCTCCTAATTTGTTTTTGAAGTTTTGGGTCATCTTTTTTATCTCACTGAATGAGTATCTTATAGGAGTAAAATTATTTTGATTGTGAAGGAACTCTTCGATAGAATCATATGTTGATAAATGACGTCGTCGCCATTTATAGATTACAAAGGCAACTACAAGTGGTGTCCCAACTATAAATTTGAATCCTGTGTGTAACACTGCATTTTACCAAAATAAAACTTTAATTTTAGTACATGGTTATGCATAGTTGATTTCGAGTTAGAGTATATCATATATTAAGTACTTTAAAtttgtatattattttaattacaaTAACTTTATGCAAATAAAAGTAGAGGATGCATATGcttagaaaaaataaatattttatcatgcttttattaaaaaataattacaaattgtCTACAATAActtagttatttttttattacaatAACTTATGAAAAGAAAAGTAAAGGATGTAAGGTtcgaaaatataaatgttttttttagaaaaatatgttttactataaaatatttgaaatgtagattttatgatgttttattaattttgtttttacaAATTACATAAGAGACCTTGTTATAGGTATATGCATTTGCGTTTATGATACAATAATTGTTGCCACTTTAGGATAGAattttttcttatatattttagtaaaaaattatttttagtatcACTCTTTTAGTTTTCCTGCATcttgaaaattattattttatgttattataaATTTGATGGTAGCCGTTTGCTATCACGGTGTGAGCTTAACATGTACATACTCCAAATCATGATTCTCATAGTAACAAATTAATTTCAAGTATGTTATCACACAATAATTTTTAAGACAACACCCAAAATATGGGGTAACTATATAGATATAATGGAGTGTCAAAAAGTCGGTGCAAAGTTATATTCAGTACATCTTACAAAAAACATAACTTCAATAGTGCTCTAAATAATGCtacttttttatttaccatattgcaactaattattataattgagTAATTGAAAATTAATGACCaaccatatattttattattatattttttaatggcAAATTTTTTGGAGTACATAATTtggataataaaaaaattaatttttgtatgttcttaataaatattaaatgaattattgacttttttgttttaatttgcaTCTTTTGCATTAGAGCACAATTGCAAATATTGAGCCAAATATGACATTAACTCATTTTTTTCGgctaaatttgacacaaaatttaTATATTGCATTGGAGATAGTCTAATATAATTAcctttattatataatttttttttggattattTGGCTTAAATGCTAcaataaaaaaaagatatttaaCTTAAGTACACATATTATAacaagaatattttttttaaagttattaagaTTTATTGAATTAAATCTTCAAATATATGTTTACTTctagattaaaaaaaaaagagaaaaatattaaaaataatgtttttataTTTATGTTATGCTAAAAAAAAGcacataaattttttaaacaaaagtcTAATAAAGTGGATTTAAGTTTGAAAttgtaaaaaattatttaatatttagagttagttaatttttttaagtgatttataAATTCCtgagtatatattataattattacatattAAAAATGGTTAATAATCctataaatacatatttatattatttaataagaATTAGATTATATAATCTTTAAAAAGCTACacaaaataattaagataatagaaaaaagaaatataatttaTCTAAAAAAATGtagaagaaatatatatattttaggtaatatttatgttataGTTTAAAATTGTAAAGAAATGGTTTGGCATTTGAGAGTAGTTTTAAAGAATGATTTAAAAATTTCTTATATTATAAGAAATGTTACCTCTAATTAACTCTTTACTCACCATATTACTTTGAATAAAAATCATGTCTAAATTAATGATTTAAATTTAGTTACACTaaactatatataaaaatttagtACAATAAATTACATTTATTTTAGGACATAATAGTTAATGTTTAAAATATGTTAACAAAAATAATATggacaatattaattaaaataaatgaggTGAATGAACTCTTATGCCATGCTCTTAAAAAAGTACTACTATTATAGCTCTCcataaaaattgattaatttattgGCTATACAATATTAATTTGCTTGACATATTCTCGATGAAGAGTCTTCCTTAAAATATTAGTAGATTGTCAAATTTTTTATGCAACACTATACTTTAGTATTTTTATAATCAATTACGTACTTTTCCAATAGTGCGCTAAAAGCTATGCCAAATTTAGTACATCCTATGGTGATCTTTTAGAGTTAAACTTGATTATGGAAGGAGTTGGCAGAGAGAActtaaattaaactaaaatttgAACGTTGTTTTGCAATGTCTTGAGGAGATAGACATAGAGGTTTGATCTTGATTTGGACCAATAATGTAGAGGTTAGTATTCTTTTCTATTCTGACTTCCACATTAATGCATTCATAAGCTTGGACTACTATAAGAGGTAGAGAATGTCAAGTTTCTATGGAAATCTTGACTCAAATCAGAGGAAGCACTTCTGGGTTTTACTCCATATACTCTATTTTATGTCCGATGGGCTATGCATATCTATGGAGGGATTTCAATAAGATCACCTATAATAAGAAGAAGATTTGAAGACTATATAGATATGAAGTAAAAATTGAGGTTACATGTAGAGCAAGCATGGATTCAGGAAGAGTGCCATCTGATTGTGGGCAAGTGATGGAAAGTTAAGACAAACCAAAGTCATTTTAGTAATATAAAGGCTAGAATCAAGAAGTGTTGGAACAAGGAAAACAAACGTGATTTAAAAGAAAGAATGGGGGGTTTAAAGAACATTAATTTTTTGTAGCTTTCTCAATTACAAAAAAAGGAGGATTGTGTTATCCTACAAAAATATGAGAAGTGTGTTGAACTGTTTACTTGATAAGGAGAAGAAATATTAGAGAGACAGGAGTTGAGCCATTTGGTTGGCTAGTGGATACAATAATGCCTAACTCTTTCACCAAAAATCCTTGGCTAGATAGGAGAAAAGTGGAATAAAAGGCTTATTTGATGATAATCTCCAATGAGGCTAGAAAGGTGGGGGTTTAAATTGTTTGCAAATAGTTTAAGGCTTTGTTCAAGTTCAAACAAAATTATATTATCGTGAAAGGGTTTAAAAGTTGCATTCCAACTAAAATTGTTGATGAAAAGAATAACAAACTTCTTGAGGATTTCATGGAGGGTGAGATTGAAAGTAttatattttagaaaagccctacTAAGGCCCTTGGCTTTGATGGGCAACCTGACTTGTTTTTTCAATATTATTGGCAAAACATAGGCCATTAGTGACAATGCCTACTTAGGTGCCTTAAATAATGATGCTAATAATTTATAGTAGATAATTTACAACTCTTGAAGAAAATCGAGAGGAATATCTTGTGTGATTTGTGAATTGATTCTTGAAAATTATGATTGAGATTGTCAATTAAAATAGTTGTCCTTAATGTGAAAGTCTTTATTagtgtgaatatattattcttaCCATTTTATATCACAAAATAGACTTTATTGGTAGAATAATCTATTTGACTTATTCTGATTGAGTGTTTTCAGGGATTGAGTATTTCAGGATAAGCATgattcgaaaatgaacatggtcaagagaatgaccaaatTTGTTTCATCTAGTCAAGACTGATGATCACGCTGACTCAGTAGTTTCTTATTCTGTAGGAACAAAATCAGCCTCGCTggcaaatttttataattaaagaaaTTTGCAAATATTCTTGTGTTAATTGCATGATTTCAGAAGAGCTGGCCCTTGGACGTTTTTCTCaactataaataccttgccaaggcctttcaAAAAATCACATCTTccatttttaattttgaaaacacttgttgttattttttaggagtgtttttttgtaaatattaagttgttcaccttaatctttgctgTGTGTCGAGTGCACTTGTCTATGTATGTATCTTGTTCTTTGTGTAACAAGTGGTATCTCTTGTGAATGTGTTCCTAAGGATCTTTAGGAGAAGATTTCATCAGgactcacttcgggaggaagagaGCACACG from Humulus lupulus chromosome 5, drHumLupu1.1, whole genome shotgun sequence encodes the following:
- the LOC133834522 gene encoding rust resistance kinase Lr10-like; this encodes MIYNELAYGFDLSWLKTDSLYHGKVGLLCFRNPGICGTTTAVYISESIIDGVVLHTGFKFIVGTPLVVAFVIYKWRRRHLSTYDSIEEFLHNQNNFTPIRYSFSEIKKMTQNFKNKLGEGGYGSVFKGKLRSGRTVAVKVLSKSKGNGQDFINEIATIGRIHHVNVVHLIGFCVHSSKNALVYDFMSNGSLEKYIFSQGITILSCKQIFEISLGVARGIEYMHQGCYMQILHFDIKPHNILLDENFIPKVSDFGLARLCPLDNNNVSLTAARGTLGYIAPELFYKNIGGVSNKADVYSFGMLLMEMASKRKNLNAVENTSQIYFPSWVHDQLSQEKSIEMKTSDTNEADSRIAKKMIIVALWCIQLKPSDRPTMNKVIEMLEGEFECLQMPPKPSLYQLEKPTEHVQETSYSQQSTIPSLTLQR